From the Trichocoleus desertorum ATA4-8-CV12 genome, one window contains:
- a CDS encoding TrkA family potassium uptake protein yields the protein MYVLIGGAGLIGLNLAQRLVDLGHTVAVIDIDPVACRYAREQVGVMAFEGSAVSTEVLLEAGIRKADALTAVLRDDALNLAMATLGKHYGVPQIMVRMRHRDFGEPYRIAGATHVINAIELAVSTMVNAIEYPEVESIMHFEQGQIEVLKLAIPGQCHVVGRSVAEVAQDQRFPTGSLIIGYQPHPQMPLTIPNGSTVLEPGSTILIATKPGALHEVIDFVQGCT from the coding sequence ATGTACGTACTAATTGGTGGAGCAGGGCTGATTGGACTCAACTTAGCCCAGAGATTAGTCGATTTAGGACATACGGTAGCCGTGATTGATATTGACCCGGTTGCTTGTCGCTACGCACGCGAGCAAGTGGGAGTCATGGCTTTCGAGGGCAGCGCTGTCAGCACAGAAGTTTTACTAGAAGCGGGGATTCGCAAAGCCGATGCTCTAACTGCGGTTTTACGAGATGATGCTCTGAATTTAGCCATGGCAACTTTGGGTAAGCACTACGGGGTGCCGCAGATCATGGTGCGGATGCGACATCGAGATTTTGGCGAGCCTTACCGGATTGCAGGTGCGACTCATGTGATTAATGCGATCGAACTAGCGGTCTCGACGATGGTGAATGCGATCGAGTATCCGGAAGTGGAATCGATCATGCACTTTGAGCAAGGCCAAATCGAAGTATTGAAGCTGGCGATTCCGGGTCAATGCCATGTGGTGGGACGGAGTGTGGCGGAAGTGGCGCAAGATCAACGCTTTCCGACTGGATCTCTGATTATTGGCTATCAGCCCCACCCTCAAATGCCTCTGACTATCCCCAATGGCAGCACAGTCCTAGAACCTGGTTCGACCATTTTGATTGCCACTAAGCCAGGAGCCTTGCATGAGGTGATTGATTTTGTGCAGGGTTGTACCTAA
- a CDS encoding sodium:proton antiporter, translated as MSQTMHLSQLTGFFENVPLLLISSNQGPVAALVPTLIILLLVATVVALLSRRFRIPYVTGLVLAGLAIAEFLPSRIGLDSSLILNLFLPILLFEAAINTDISRLRSMLKPIVLLAGPGVAIASGVTAIILKFGLALAWIPALLLGVILAITDTVSVIAVFKEVPVPGRLSTIVEGESLFNDGVALVLFSLILQVYETGSLTVGESIQELIVVMIGGSLVGAALGYLSTGLFVRSDDPLSSILLTVAVALGAFQLSQLIAVSGVVAVVVAGLILGNLGLSRGVSASSRITLLSFWDYAGFGVNTFIFLLIGLEIDLPTLWRTLPAVLLGVLAYQVGRSLCVYPLLAIVGKFDRAVPLRWQHVLFLGNIKGSLSMALALSLPTSLPGRGELIVLVFGAVLLSLVAQGLSLPWIVRRLQLSPISHAGQQVEELQAQLIAAKAAQDELDGLLKTGVLPRSIFEEMRSAYQVQVVSAEKSLRDLFNRRTDPAVVGHGSAETFGDRIKLDAIRRRLLLVEKGALNDALRKRVLSPEIVRSRLRSIDEQLLGLEDD; from the coding sequence ATGTCCCAAACCATGCACTTGAGCCAACTGACTGGATTCTTTGAAAACGTACCGTTATTGCTGATTAGTTCCAATCAAGGGCCAGTTGCAGCCTTAGTACCCACGCTGATCATTCTTTTGCTGGTCGCTACAGTCGTTGCTTTGTTGTCGCGGCGGTTCCGGATTCCTTATGTGACTGGGTTGGTGTTGGCAGGACTAGCGATCGCTGAATTCTTACCAAGCCGCATCGGCCTAGATTCCTCTCTGATTCTGAATTTGTTTCTGCCCATTTTGTTGTTTGAAGCGGCAATCAACACAGACATCAGTCGTCTCCGCAGCATGCTGAAGCCAATTGTGTTGTTAGCTGGGCCTGGAGTGGCGATCGCGTCGGGGGTGACCGCCATTATCCTCAAATTTGGTTTGGCCTTAGCTTGGATTCCAGCACTTTTGCTCGGCGTGATTCTGGCAATCACCGATACGGTTTCGGTTATTGCTGTGTTTAAGGAGGTCCCAGTTCCAGGGAGACTGTCCACCATCGTAGAGGGCGAGAGCCTATTTAATGACGGGGTGGCCCTGGTTTTATTCAGCTTGATTTTGCAGGTTTACGAAACAGGGTCGCTCACGGTGGGCGAGAGTATCCAAGAACTGATCGTAGTGATGATCGGTGGCTCTTTAGTCGGAGCTGCTTTAGGGTACTTAAGCACAGGGCTATTTGTGCGCTCGGATGACCCACTCAGCAGCATTTTGCTCACCGTAGCAGTGGCGCTGGGGGCCTTTCAGCTTTCCCAACTGATTGCTGTCTCTGGGGTGGTAGCGGTAGTTGTGGCGGGGTTAATTCTCGGCAACTTAGGCTTGTCGCGAGGGGTGTCTGCTTCTAGCCGCATCACGCTGTTGAGTTTCTGGGACTACGCGGGGTTCGGAGTTAATACGTTTATCTTTTTGCTGATTGGCTTAGAAATTGATTTGCCAACGCTGTGGCGCACGCTGCCTGCGGTGTTACTGGGAGTTTTGGCCTACCAAGTGGGGCGATCGCTCTGTGTGTATCCCTTATTAGCCATTGTGGGCAAGTTCGATCGCGCTGTACCGTTGCGGTGGCAGCATGTCCTGTTTCTCGGCAACATCAAAGGGTCGCTGTCAATGGCCTTAGCACTCAGTTTGCCTACTAGCTTGCCAGGGCGAGGAGAATTAATTGTGCTGGTGTTTGGCGCGGTATTGCTGTCACTGGTGGCCCAGGGTCTCAGTTTGCCCTGGATTGTACGGCGGCTGCAACTGTCTCCAATCTCCCATGCAGGCCAGCAGGTAGAGGAGTTACAGGCGCAGCTCATTGCCGCCAAAGCCGCTCAAGATGAATTAGATGGGTTGTTGAAAACGGGAGTACTACCTCGCTCAATTTTTGAAGAAATGCGCTCTGCTTATCAGGTGCAGGTAGTTTCGGCGGAGAAAAGCTTACGCGACTTGTTTAACCGTCGCACTGATCCAGCGGTCGTAGGGCATGGCTCGGCAGAAACGTTTGGCGATCGCATCAAGCTTGATGCCATTCGTAGACGCTTACTCTTAGTAGAGAAAGGAGCCCTCAACGATGCGTTGCGGAAACGGGTTCTGTCTCCGGAGATCGTGCGATCGCGCTTGCGTAGCATTGATGAGCAGCTATTAGGATTGGAAGACGATTAG
- a CDS encoding aspartate aminotransferase family protein, which translates to MTTYGRFPLALERGLGCRVWDTEGREYLDFVAGIATCTLGHAHPALVAAVTQQIQTLHHVSNLYYIPQQGELAKWLVEHSCADRAFFCNSGAEANEGAIKLARKYAHTVLHISDPVIITAHASFHGRTLAAITATGQPKYQKNFNPLVPGFHYVPYNDLAALEAAIAELDSQERRVAAILLEPLQGEGGVNPGDVAYFQRIREICDQKGILLILDEVQVGMGRSGKLWGYENLGIEPDVFTSAKGLGGGIPIGALLSKSFCDVFEAGDHASTFGGNPFVCGVALSVCHTLEQENLLANTQARGEQLRAGLEAIAQRYPTLLAEVRGWGLINGLVLRSEVSLTAGDIVKAAMAEGLLLVPAGPKVLRWVPPLIVSEAEVDLALQAVERAIAKLTS; encoded by the coding sequence ATGACCACCTACGGTCGTTTTCCCTTGGCACTAGAGCGAGGATTAGGTTGCCGCGTTTGGGACACAGAAGGCCGAGAGTACCTAGACTTTGTAGCGGGAATTGCCACTTGCACGCTGGGCCATGCTCACCCTGCTTTGGTAGCAGCCGTAACGCAGCAAATCCAAACTCTACATCATGTTTCTAATCTCTACTACATTCCGCAGCAAGGTGAGTTGGCCAAGTGGTTAGTAGAGCATTCTTGTGCCGATCGCGCCTTTTTCTGTAACTCCGGGGCGGAAGCCAATGAAGGGGCGATCAAGCTAGCCCGCAAGTATGCCCATACGGTTTTGCATATTAGTGATCCGGTGATCATCACGGCCCATGCCAGTTTCCACGGGCGCACTTTGGCGGCGATCACAGCCACAGGTCAGCCCAAGTATCAGAAGAACTTTAACCCCTTGGTGCCAGGGTTTCACTATGTGCCCTATAACGACTTGGCAGCGCTAGAAGCGGCGATCGCGGAGTTAGACAGCCAGGAACGGCGCGTGGCAGCAATTCTGCTGGAGCCGTTGCAAGGAGAAGGCGGCGTGAATCCGGGTGATGTGGCTTACTTCCAGCGAATTCGCGAAATTTGTGACCAGAAGGGCATTTTGCTAATTCTGGATGAAGTGCAAGTAGGGATGGGACGCTCTGGCAAGCTCTGGGGCTATGAGAACTTGGGGATTGAACCTGATGTTTTTACGTCTGCCAAAGGTTTGGGTGGTGGCATCCCAATTGGGGCGCTGCTGAGCAAATCGTTCTGTGATGTGTTTGAGGCGGGCGATCATGCCAGCACTTTTGGTGGCAATCCCTTTGTTTGTGGCGTGGCTTTGAGTGTCTGCCATACCCTAGAGCAAGAGAATTTGCTGGCGAATACTCAAGCGAGAGGGGAGCAGTTACGGGCTGGGTTGGAGGCGATCGCTCAGCGTTATCCGACCTTGCTCGCTGAGGTACGGGGTTGGGGGTTGATTAATGGTTTGGTGTTGCGGTCAGAGGTTAGCTTAACTGCTGGGGATATTGTGAAGGCGGCGATGGCGGAGGGGTTGTTGTTGGTTCCGGCAGGGCCGAAGGTGTTGCGGTGGGTGCCACCGTTGATTGTGAGTGAGGCGGAGGTGGATTTGGCTTTGCAGGCGGTGGAGCGGGCGATCGCGAAGTTGACAAGCTAG
- the cax gene encoding calcium/proton exchanger, protein MVKKLFSLGLLVFIPISIAAEQLHWGSLAVFITSAIAIVPLAIWLSTATEEVAVITGPSIGGLLNAVFGNATELIIALVALRAGLIDIVKASITGTIISNLLLVMGLSMFLGGLRYKEQDFQPIVARVNGSSMTLAVTALVLPAVVLYTSDGVEPAAMTHLSVTVAAVLVIVYGLTLLFSLKTHSYLYEVGLVDLEEQSSQTSHAESTEHKPNLPLWIGVLVIATLGVAFESEMFVGVVEEATAGLGLTPLFTGVILLPLVGGAAEYVTAVRVAIKNNMDLSVSVAMGSSLLVALLVAPILVLVGQIIGQPMDLSFNPFEIVAVAIAVVVANLISLDGRSNWLEGALLLATYTVLGAAFYFHPA, encoded by the coding sequence ATGGTAAAAAAACTGTTTTCGCTTGGTCTATTAGTCTTTATCCCTATTTCCATTGCGGCAGAACAACTGCACTGGGGATCACTGGCCGTCTTTATCACCTCAGCGATCGCGATCGTTCCCTTGGCAATTTGGTTGAGTACAGCCACCGAAGAAGTCGCTGTGATCACTGGCCCCTCCATTGGCGGGTTGTTAAACGCGGTTTTTGGCAATGCCACCGAGTTAATCATTGCCTTGGTTGCACTCCGAGCAGGGCTGATTGATATTGTGAAAGCCAGCATCACTGGCACCATCATCAGCAACTTACTTTTAGTGATGGGCCTGTCAATGTTTTTAGGCGGCTTACGCTACAAAGAGCAAGACTTTCAGCCGATTGTGGCGCGGGTGAATGGCTCCTCCATGACCTTAGCGGTGACCGCACTCGTCTTGCCTGCGGTTGTGCTTTACACCTCCGATGGGGTGGAACCAGCCGCGATGACTCACCTCTCTGTTACCGTTGCCGCCGTTCTGGTGATTGTTTACGGCTTAACCTTACTGTTTTCCCTCAAAACCCATAGCTATCTTTACGAAGTGGGTTTAGTCGATTTAGAAGAGCAATCGTCCCAAACAAGCCACGCTGAATCTACTGAGCATAAACCCAACTTACCTCTCTGGATCGGGGTTCTAGTCATCGCCACCCTAGGAGTCGCCTTCGAGTCAGAAATGTTTGTTGGCGTTGTCGAGGAAGCCACCGCAGGCTTAGGACTCACCCCCCTGTTTACTGGCGTCATTTTGCTGCCACTCGTCGGTGGTGCGGCTGAATACGTCACCGCCGTCCGTGTCGCCATCAAAAACAACATGGACCTCTCCGTCTCCGTAGCAATGGGGTCCAGCCTCCTAGTCGCACTCCTAGTCGCCCCCATCTTAGTCCTAGTCGGACAAATCATCGGTCAACCGATGGACCTCAGCTTCAACCCCTTCGAAATCGTCGCCGTCGCGATCGCCGTCGTCGTCGCCAACCTAATCAGCCTAGACGGGCGATCCAACTGGCTAGAAGGCGCATTATTGCTCGCAACCTATACCGTCTTGGGGGCAGCCTTTTACTTCCATCCAGCTTAG
- a CDS encoding VOC family protein produces MISSQPKIVAGIYEVCIGVVDPLASIQYWEQFGYRIGQIGELTSETAQQLYGVNSAVRSLRLYHQNADHGLIRLMVWEYPTNEGLGLDSMKVKGNRWATTMTADALTLWNHAEEAAIAGWPIRYIQPHWEVIYNKDRKSQPFTGEAIGVREMLLLQPLVRQVLFQRFGYSLPHYGTIHEHALFQTSQFTHMGLVIQDDSKASLKFYEDVLGLVRVRDDVETSYESSPAGRQIFDLEPGERFLVTAFDEPRSSPTDLQAARSGRLYIIRFPESIPLRDRHTDTQPGSLGMSLYTYRVQGIEAFRDRIQASSAEQLTPILSNEFGEPSFSFTAPDGYVWTLVGEEE; encoded by the coding sequence ATGATTTCCAGCCAACCCAAAATTGTTGCAGGCATCTACGAAGTTTGTATCGGTGTGGTGGACCCACTGGCATCGATTCAGTACTGGGAGCAATTTGGCTATCGGATTGGGCAAATTGGCGAGTTAACGTCAGAAACCGCTCAGCAATTGTACGGCGTGAATTCAGCGGTGCGATCGCTGCGGTTGTACCACCAAAACGCCGATCATGGCTTGATTCGTCTTATGGTCTGGGAGTATCCCACCAACGAAGGCTTGGGTTTAGATTCGATGAAGGTGAAAGGTAATCGCTGGGCCACCACCATGACTGCCGATGCCCTTACTTTGTGGAACCATGCCGAGGAAGCTGCTATTGCGGGATGGCCCATCCGTTACATCCAACCGCATTGGGAAGTCATCTACAACAAAGATCGCAAAAGTCAGCCTTTTACAGGAGAGGCGATCGGTGTGCGCGAAATGCTGCTGCTGCAACCTCTAGTTCGCCAAGTCTTGTTTCAGCGATTCGGCTACAGCCTGCCCCACTACGGCACCATTCACGAACATGCCCTCTTCCAAACTAGCCAATTCACCCACATGGGCTTGGTGATTCAAGACGACAGCAAAGCCAGCCTCAAATTTTACGAAGACGTACTGGGCTTAGTGCGAGTCCGTGACGACGTAGAAACCAGCTACGAAAGCTCACCTGCCGGACGCCAGATCTTTGACCTAGAACCTGGAGAGCGCTTCCTCGTCACTGCCTTTGATGAACCCCGCTCATCCCCAACAGATCTCCAAGCTGCCCGCTCTGGTAGACTCTACATCATCCGCTTCCCCGAATCCATCCCACTCCGCGATCGCCACACCGATACCCAGCCCGGAAGCTTAGGCATGTCCCTCTACACTTACCGGGTCCAAGGAATAGAAGCGTTCCGCGATCGGATTCAGGCTAGCTCAGCAGAGCAACTCACCCCCATCCTCTCCAACGAATTCGGCGAACCCAGCTTTTCCTTCACAGCTCCTGATGGCTACGTTTGGACTTTAGTGGGTGAGGAGGAATGA
- a CDS encoding sugar ABC transporter permease yields MQKLISKDGAFRQQLTPYLFLLPALIVLSLTVFWPALQAFYLSFTRFEYDLTQPPQWAGFSNLQRLWTDPVFWQTLRNTVLYLVCVVPILVIAPLGLAILVNQKLRGIRWFRVAFYTPVVISMVVAGIAWRWLYADNGLLNQFLKALGMTEGIPWLTSPRFALFSVMAVTIWKGLGYYMVIYLAGLQSIPADLYEAAAIDGSDGIKKHWDITVPLMQPYLFLVAVISSISATKVFEEIYIMTQGGPRNSSKTIVYYLYEQAFQNLEMSYACTIGLVLFLIILSLSIVRLWIGGQESAVS; encoded by the coding sequence ATGCAGAAATTAATTTCTAAAGACGGTGCTTTTAGACAACAGCTAACTCCCTACTTATTCCTGTTGCCAGCGCTGATTGTTCTGAGCCTGACCGTTTTTTGGCCTGCTCTACAGGCGTTTTATCTTAGTTTTACCCGCTTTGAATATGACCTGACCCAACCGCCGCAATGGGCAGGATTCAGCAATCTCCAGCGCCTATGGACTGATCCTGTATTTTGGCAAACTCTACGCAACACGGTGCTTTATCTGGTTTGTGTCGTGCCGATTTTAGTCATCGCACCCCTGGGCTTAGCAATCTTAGTTAACCAAAAGCTGCGCGGTATTCGTTGGTTTCGGGTGGCATTCTACACACCTGTCGTGATCTCAATGGTGGTGGCTGGGATTGCTTGGCGCTGGCTCTACGCCGATAACGGCCTCCTGAATCAATTTCTTAAGGCATTGGGGATGACGGAAGGGATTCCTTGGTTGACCAGCCCTCGGTTTGCCCTGTTCAGTGTCATGGCAGTCACCATTTGGAAGGGTTTGGGCTACTACATGGTGATTTATTTGGCAGGACTACAATCGATTCCGGCAGATTTATATGAAGCCGCAGCGATCGATGGCTCCGATGGCATTAAGAAGCATTGGGACATCACCGTTCCCTTGATGCAGCCCTATTTGTTTCTCGTGGCGGTGATCTCCTCTATTTCTGCCACCAAAGTCTTTGAGGAAATTTACATCATGACCCAAGGTGGCCCGCGCAATAGTTCTAAGACGATTGTGTACTACCTCTACGAGCAAGCTTTTCAAAACCTAGAGATGAGTTACGCCTGCACAATTGGGCTAGTGCTGTTTCTAATTATTCTGAGCTTATCCATTGTGCGCTTGTGGATTGGAGGTCAAGAATCAGCGGTGAGCTGA
- a CDS encoding DUF2834 domain-containing protein has protein sequence MIRKILLWWIWAGFVLYTIRLAPLDQPDTWAIARKLLTLQWADLNTYLVVIFCLMGVWPMIYACLMFADGRMQSIPAWPYFLGSNGTGVLCLLPYLGLRQPNQSFAGPKDNWLQTLDSRSMGIGLTVCAIALIAYALIVGDWTDFVQQWQTRSFVHLISIDFCLMCLIFPISTLLNDDMARRGLHNPQLFWLAALLPLFGPLIYLCLRPPLPEVAPTTSPPTPTTPGIV, from the coding sequence ATGATCAGAAAAATATTGCTGTGGTGGATTTGGGCAGGGTTTGTCTTATACACCATCCGCTTGGCACCGCTCGATCAACCCGATACCTGGGCGATCGCCCGCAAGTTGCTCACCCTCCAGTGGGCAGACTTGAATACTTATCTTGTGGTGATCTTCTGTCTGATGGGAGTATGGCCGATGATCTATGCCTGCTTGATGTTTGCGGATGGGCGGATGCAATCGATTCCCGCATGGCCCTACTTCCTGGGTTCTAACGGGACAGGTGTGCTGTGTTTGTTGCCCTACTTAGGATTACGACAACCGAACCAATCTTTTGCTGGGCCTAAAGACAACTGGCTGCAAACGTTAGATTCCCGTTCTATGGGGATTGGCTTAACTGTGTGCGCGATCGCTTTGATTGCTTACGCCTTGATAGTGGGGGATTGGACAGACTTCGTGCAGCAGTGGCAAACAAGGTCTTTTGTGCATTTAATCAGCATCGACTTTTGCCTGATGTGCCTGATCTTTCCCATATCGACCTTGTTGAACGATGACATGGCCCGTCGGGGTCTGCATAACCCACAACTTTTTTGGCTAGCCGCTCTACTCCCTTTGTTTGGGCCTCTGATCTACCTCTGCCTGCGACCTCCCCTGCCAGAAGTAGCTCCAACCACATCGCCTCCTACACCAACAACCCCAGGCATTGTTTAG
- a CDS encoding divalent-cation tolerance protein CutA produces MEPETTQRYGVVFVTASSQAEAEAIAEALITSKLAACVSFTPIHSVYTWQGQVHKDQEWQLLIKTDLTKFAALAAKVQEVHSYDVPEIIALPIVAGSPSYLQWLGEQVER; encoded by the coding sequence ATGGAGCCAGAAACTACCCAGCGCTATGGCGTTGTTTTCGTGACAGCCTCCTCCCAAGCAGAAGCCGAGGCGATCGCAGAAGCTTTGATTACCTCGAAGCTAGCAGCTTGTGTCAGTTTCACCCCGATTCATTCGGTTTATACCTGGCAGGGGCAGGTTCACAAAGACCAAGAATGGCAGCTTTTAATCAAAACAGACTTAACGAAATTTGCAGCTTTGGCTGCTAAAGTCCAGGAAGTACATTCCTACGACGTGCCAGAAATTATTGCCTTGCCTATCGTGGCAGGTTCCCCATCATATCTACAGTGGTTAGGTGAGCAAGTAGAGAGATAG
- a CDS encoding PEP-CTERM sorting domain-containing protein, with product MTTGSVLKKLSLATLGASVIALGAATSAQANSIIFDGGGPNPQTGREMTAWVQTDDFILSTAQSLTAVQFWTLERSSGKNWDGNLSYFLFNDNGGLPANTPFVSGNGVNIVKQATGNTNNPFDDYGFNLQEYKYSFNLQNSISLSASTKYWLGLHLSFDFDRDEIHWESTSAGFGSTGKESFQGTFDNWEDNGINHAFNLNGTSEKVPEPSSILGFLALGTLGAGSLKRKQQQKVVVKA from the coding sequence ATGACTACTGGAAGTGTGTTGAAAAAATTATCACTTGCTACTCTAGGAGCCTCTGTAATCGCTTTAGGCGCAGCAACATCGGCCCAAGCAAACAGTATAATCTTTGATGGCGGTGGCCCAAATCCACAAACTGGCCGTGAGATGACTGCGTGGGTGCAGACTGACGATTTTATCTTAAGTACCGCTCAATCTCTAACAGCTGTTCAGTTCTGGACTCTTGAACGCAGTTCTGGAAAGAATTGGGATGGAAATCTCTCGTACTTTCTCTTTAATGATAATGGCGGTTTACCTGCCAATACTCCCTTTGTTTCTGGCAATGGAGTCAATATAGTTAAGCAAGCAACTGGTAATACTAATAATCCCTTTGATGACTACGGGTTCAATCTTCAAGAGTACAAGTACTCGTTCAATCTTCAAAATTCAATTTCCTTATCAGCCAGTACAAAATATTGGCTAGGTTTGCACCTTTCCTTTGATTTTGATCGAGATGAGATTCATTGGGAGAGTACAAGCGCTGGATTTGGTTCAACTGGCAAAGAATCTTTCCAGGGAACCTTCGATAACTGGGAAGACAACGGGATCAATCATGCCTTTAACCTAAATGGTACTAGCGAAAAAGTTCCTGAACCATCCTCTATATTAGGTTTTCTAGCTTTAGGTACTTTGGGTGCAGGTTCACTGAAGCGCAAACAGCAACAGAAGGTTGTCGTCAAAGCATAG
- a CDS encoding inorganic phosphate transporter, protein MLNQASLPLVLTSLLALYLAWNLGANDVANAMGTSVGSKAVTLRQALVIAGILEFTGAVLFGHEVAGTLATGVVNPELFATRPQVLVAGMVAVLISCGLWLQIATSLSLPVSSSHAVVGALAGFGWVAVGSQAVDWQAVGLISLTWVITPLISGAIAACFYSLVKRWILDQADPIRCLDEWIPWLSVALFSVFGVIVLPSLSQPIQQFLVSRLGITLPQHDIPLLIGAIATMGLTWVNWQQLAGRGQLEDAPRQVERQIGQFQVLSACFVAFAHGSNDVGNAVAPLAAIAYIQQTGFVPTQNFSVPLWILVIGGVGIVAGLAVLGKKVIATIGEGITALQPSGGFCAELATAATVLLASRLGLPVSTSHALVGGVVGVGLVKSWRSIKFATLREIGLAWLVTIPVAAALSALIFTSIRFFWL, encoded by the coding sequence ATGTTGAATCAAGCATCTCTGCCACTGGTACTGACGAGTTTACTGGCCCTCTATTTAGCCTGGAACTTGGGAGCCAACGATGTAGCCAATGCGATGGGCACCTCGGTTGGTTCCAAAGCCGTCACCTTGCGGCAAGCACTGGTGATTGCAGGCATTTTGGAGTTTACGGGCGCGGTTTTATTTGGACATGAGGTAGCTGGGACGCTGGCGACTGGAGTCGTCAACCCAGAACTGTTTGCCACTAGGCCACAAGTACTAGTGGCGGGTATGGTTGCGGTTTTAATCAGTTGTGGTCTGTGGCTGCAAATTGCGACCAGCTTAAGTTTGCCTGTATCTTCCTCCCACGCGGTGGTTGGTGCTTTAGCAGGGTTTGGTTGGGTTGCTGTTGGATCACAAGCAGTCGATTGGCAAGCGGTTGGTTTAATTTCTCTGACCTGGGTAATTACGCCTCTGATTAGTGGAGCGATCGCAGCCTGCTTCTACAGTTTGGTCAAGCGTTGGATTTTGGATCAAGCCGATCCGATTCGATGTTTGGATGAATGGATTCCTTGGCTGAGTGTGGCGCTATTCAGCGTGTTTGGGGTGATTGTTTTGCCATCCCTGAGCCAACCAATTCAGCAGTTTTTAGTGTCTCGCCTCGGTATTACCTTGCCCCAGCACGATATTCCCTTGCTGATCGGAGCGATCGCCACAATGGGATTAACTTGGGTGAACTGGCAACAACTGGCAGGGCGAGGACAGCTAGAGGATGCTCCCAGGCAGGTAGAGCGACAAATTGGGCAATTTCAAGTACTCAGTGCTTGCTTTGTGGCGTTTGCTCATGGCTCTAATGATGTTGGGAATGCCGTTGCTCCCTTGGCTGCGATCGCCTACATTCAGCAAACAGGTTTCGTGCCAACCCAAAATTTCAGTGTTCCTCTATGGATTTTGGTGATTGGTGGGGTTGGCATTGTGGCGGGTTTGGCGGTTTTGGGCAAAAAGGTGATCGCGACGATTGGGGAAGGCATCACCGCGCTGCAACCGAGTGGAGGATTCTGTGCTGAGTTAGCCACCGCTGCCACCGTTCTGCTAGCTTCGCGCTTAGGTCTACCCGTTTCTACTTCTCATGCGCTGGTAGGTGGCGTGGTAGGCGTGGGATTGGTGAAAAGTTGGCGTTCAATCAAGTTTGCCACCCTCCGGGAGATCGGCTTGGCTTGGTTGGTAACGATTCCCGTTGCTGCTGCATTATCAGCTTTGATCTTTACCAGTATTCGATTTTTCTGGTTGTAA